One Methylobacterium oryzae DNA window includes the following coding sequences:
- a CDS encoding SDR family NAD(P)-dependent oxidoreductase produces the protein MNGSGSDEAAATTRTWTEAHQAAFARATGDVNPMHMDARMARRTLAGERAVHGVHAALWALDACADAHPLDRLATLQMRFERFVLVGDRTVLTVHEADARQLRLSVAVDGVRSLTIQATFAAERAPARPVEAAPTAIPAEPVARDPSALTGLAGAFALPDPAAIAALAPRLARALGPGRVAALGGLSTLVGMFVPGLHSILSKIDVTVTEGGTGSSLGYAVKRFQPMLQSVTLDAVGPGLVARVEGFVRPRPVEQESLRDLAALVEPGAFAAVSALIVGGSRGLGAATAKLIAAGGGAVCITYASGADEAESIAREIRDAGGRCQVLRYDAAEPAAPQLAALAMRPSQLYHFATPRIFRQKRAPFEPACLDEMMRVYNTAFYELSQLCLERGDAVAAFYPSTSAIDEAPRDTLEYVMAKIAGETLAATLARTLPNLRTVIERLPRVKTDQTATIFPVPAAAPSALMLPIIRRMSAAA, from the coding sequence ATGAACGGATCCGGTTCGGACGAGGCCGCCGCGACGACGCGGACCTGGACCGAGGCCCATCAGGCCGCCTTCGCGCGGGCGACCGGCGACGTGAACCCGATGCACATGGACGCGCGGATGGCCCGGCGGACGCTGGCCGGCGAGCGCGCCGTTCACGGCGTCCACGCCGCCCTCTGGGCCCTCGATGCCTGCGCGGATGCTCACCCGCTCGACCGGCTCGCGACCCTGCAGATGCGGTTCGAGCGGTTCGTGCTGGTCGGGGACCGCACCGTCCTGACGGTCCACGAGGCGGACGCGCGGCAGCTGCGCCTGTCCGTGGCGGTGGACGGCGTCCGCAGCCTGACGATCCAGGCGACCTTCGCGGCGGAGCGGGCGCCGGCCCGGCCGGTCGAGGCGGCGCCGACCGCGATCCCCGCGGAGCCGGTCGCCCGCGATCCGTCGGCGCTGACGGGTCTCGCCGGGGCCTTCGCGCTGCCGGACCCGGCGGCGATCGCCGCGCTGGCGCCGCGCCTCGCCCGCGCCCTCGGCCCCGGCCGGGTCGCGGCCCTGGGCGGCCTCTCGACCCTCGTCGGCATGTTCGTGCCCGGCCTCCACTCGATCCTCTCGAAGATCGACGTGACCGTCACCGAGGGAGGCACCGGCTCGAGCCTCGGCTACGCGGTGAAGCGGTTCCAGCCGATGCTGCAATCGGTGACGCTGGACGCGGTCGGCCCCGGCCTCGTCGCCCGGGTCGAGGGCTTCGTCCGCCCGCGGCCGGTGGAGCAGGAGAGCCTGCGGGACCTCGCGGCGCTGGTGGAGCCCGGCGCCTTCGCGGCGGTGTCCGCGCTGATCGTCGGCGGGTCGCGGGGACTCGGCGCCGCGACCGCCAAGCTGATCGCCGCCGGGGGCGGGGCGGTCTGCATCACCTACGCGTCCGGCGCCGACGAGGCGGAGTCGATCGCCCGGGAGATCCGCGACGCCGGCGGGCGCTGCCAAGTCCTCCGCTACGACGCCGCCGAGCCGGCCGCCCCACAGCTGGCGGCGCTAGCGATGCGCCCGTCGCAGCTCTACCATTTCGCGACGCCCCGCATCTTCCGCCAGAAGCGCGCGCCCTTCGAGCCGGCCTGCCTGGACGAGATGATGCGCGTCTACAACACCGCCTTCTACGAGCTGAGCCAGCTCTGCCTGGAGCGCGGCGACGCCGTGGCGGCCTTCTACCCGTCGACCAGCGCCATCGACGAGGCGCCCCGCGACACGCTGGAGTACGTCATGGCCAAGATCGCGGGCGAGACGCTGGCCGCGACCCTGGCGCGGACGCTCCCGAACCTGCGGACGGTGATCGAGCGGCTGCCCCGGGTGAAGACCGACCAGACGGCCACGATCTTCCCCGTGCCGGCCGCCGCGCCGAGCGCGCTGATGCTGCCGATCATCCGGCGGATGTCGGCGGCCGCCTGA